From Micromonospora echinaurantiaca:
TGACCGCCAGCCGACCTTCTCCTTCGAGTTCTTCCCACCGAAGACCGAGCAGGGCGAGCGGCTGCTCTGGCAGGCGATCCGCGAGCTGGAGCCGTTGCGGCCCTCGTTCGTCTCGATCACCTACGGCGCGGGCGGGTCGACCCGGGACACCACGGTCGCGGTCACCGAGCGGATCGCCACCGAGACCACCCTGCTGCCGATGGCCCACCTCACCGCGGTCAACCACTCCGTCGCCGAGCTGCGGCACGTGATCGGCCGGCTCGCCGGGGTCGGCGTGCGCAACGTGCTGGCGGTGCGGGGCGACCCGCCGGGCAACCCCGGCGGCGAGTGGGTCCGCCACCCCGAGGGCGTGCTCTACGCCGAGGAGCTGGTCCGCCTGGTCCGCGAGTCCGGTGACTTCAGCGTCGGGGTGGCCGCCTTCCCGTACAAGCACCCCCGGTCGCCCGACGTGGCCAGCGACACCGAGCACTTCGTCCGCAAATGTCGGGCCGGTGCCGAGTTCGCGATCACCCAGATGTTCTTCGACGCCGACGACTACCTGCGGCTGCGTGACCGGGTGGCGGCCGCCGGCTGCGACACCCCGATCCTGGCCGGCGTGATGCCGGTGACCCAGATGAGCACCATCGAGCGGTCGGTGCAGCTGTCCGGGGCGCCGTTCCCGCCGGCCCTGGCCGAACGGTTCGAGCGGGTCGCCGACGATCCGGAGGCGGTGCGCCGGCTCGGCATCGAGCAGGCCAGCGAGATGTGCCGGCGGCTGCTCGACGAGGGCGTGCCGGGGATCCACTTCATCACCCTCAACCGCTCCACGGCCACCCGCGAGGTCTGGCAGAACCTCCAGGTGGGCGCGCGGGTGTGAGCGTACGGGCCGCGACACCTCGGCCGCGGTGCGACGGTTGATCTGTGGTGGGCACACAGCTGCTGAAGTGGGACGACTACGCGACCGCCTGGGCCCGGCTGCACGGCGGGTTCGATCCCCGGGTGGCGGCTCCGGTGGTGCGCGCCTGGCTGCGGTTCGCCTA
This genomic window contains:
- the metF gene encoding methylenetetrahydrofolate reductase [NAD(P)H] gives rise to the protein MALGLPSVLPQSQPAIGELIRDRQPTFSFEFFPPKTEQGERLLWQAIRELEPLRPSFVSITYGAGGSTRDTTVAVTERIATETTLLPMAHLTAVNHSVAELRHVIGRLAGVGVRNVLAVRGDPPGNPGGEWVRHPEGVLYAEELVRLVRESGDFSVGVAAFPYKHPRSPDVASDTEHFVRKCRAGAEFAITQMFFDADDYLRLRDRVAAAGCDTPILAGVMPVTQMSTIERSVQLSGAPFPPALAERFERVADDPEAVRRLGIEQASEMCRRLLDEGVPGIHFITLNRSTATREVWQNLQVGARV